The genomic segment GTGATGGCCGGAATGATGGCACTCGCGCGGGCCGCCCACAACAACGCCGCGGCGCTGGCGACCGGGGCCGATGGCGCGCCGCGTGGTTCGCGGCCATAATACCGCGCCCGCGCGCGCGGGCCATCCATGGTCTATTCCGCAGGTCTTCCGGAGATCCCCGCCGCATGCGCTTTCCTTCCGTGTCCAGCAGCATCCTGGACGTCGTTGGCCAGACGCCGCTGGTTGCGCTGGACCGTCTCGCCGCCGGCTGCCCGTCCCGCGTGCTCGCCAAATTGGAATCGGCCAACCCCGGGTTGAGCGTCAAGGACCGCCCGGCCCTGCAGATCATCGTCGACGCCGAACGGCAGGGGTTGATCCGTCCCGGCGACACGATCATCGAACGCACGAGCGGCAACATGGGCACCGGGCTCGCGCTCGCGTCGCTCATCAAAGGCTACAAGCTCGTGGTCGTGATGTCGGCCGGGAACACGGTGGAGCGGCAGAAGGCCATCCGCGCGCTCGGCGCGCGGGTGGTGCTCGTGCCGCAGGTCACCGGCAAACCGGGCCAGGTCACGGGCGCCGACCTCAAGCGCGTGGAGGAGGTGACCAACCAGCTCACCCGCAAGCTCAAAGCCTTCCGCGCCGACCAGTTCAAGAATCCGAGCAGCGTCAAAGCGCACGAGACGGGCACGGGCCCCGAGATCTGGAAGCAGACCGGCGGGCACGTGGACGCGTTCGTGAGCGTGGTGGGATCCTCCGGCTCGTTCACCGGCGTCTCGCGCTACCTCAAGAAGAAGAATCCGGCCGTGCGGTGCGTGGCCGTGGAGCCCACCAACGCCGCCATTCTCTCGGGCAAGCGCAAGCATCCCGGCCGCCACAAGCTGCAGGGCGTGGGCTACATGGAGGTGCCGCAGCTCTACGACCCGGCGCTGGTGGACGAGTTCGTGAGCATCGGCGATCGCGAGGCCATGCACACCGCGCGCTTGCTCGGGCGCACCGAGGGGATTCTGGCCGGATACACGTCGGGGGCCAACGTCGCCGCCGCGCTGCGCGTCGCGCGGGCGTCGAAGACGCCGATCACCGTCGTCACGATCGTCACCGACTCGGGACTCAAGTACTTCAGCACCGACCTCTATGAATGATCGCGGCGCCGCGCTCGCCCACCCTCACCCCACCCACGCGTGAATCTCGATACCTTCGCCACGCCGCGCCTGTTCGCCGAGCGGCTCACCGCCGAACATCTGCCGGAGATCCGGCGGATGCACGAGGACCCGCGCGTGATGGCCACGCTCGGCGGCATCCGCACCGAAGCCCAGACACGCGAGTATCTGGATCGGAATCTCGCCCACTGGGAGCGGTTTGGGTTCGGCCTCTGGATCGTCCGCGACGCGTCCCGCGAGACGATCGTGGGCCGCGCCTGCGTCCGCCACCTGGACGTGGACGGCGTAGACGAGGTGGAGATCGGCTACGCGCTGTACGCGGACTGGTGGGGGCAGGGGCTCGCCACCGAGATCGCCAACGCGTGCGTGGCCGTTGGCCACCGCGATCTCGGGCTCGCCTCGGTGGTGGCCGTCACGCTCCCCACCAATCGCGGGTCGCGGCACGTGATGGAGAAGGCCGGGATGGCGTACGAGCGTGACTTCCTGCACGCCGGCGAGCCGCACGTGTTGTATCGGCGGTAGCGTCCTCCGGAGCCGCCGTCACGCCTCGGCGGTTTGCAAGTACCGGTATATGGATGCGGCGGCGCATGGCGGGCTTGTGCAAGTCTCCGTCGGATCGGCAAGTTGAGGAGTT from the Gemmatimonadaceae bacterium genome contains:
- a CDS encoding GNAT family N-acetyltransferase — protein: MNLDTFATPRLFAERLTAEHLPEIRRMHEDPRVMATLGGIRTEAQTREYLDRNLAHWERFGFGLWIVRDASRETIVGRACVRHLDVDGVDEVEIGYALYADWWGQGLATEIANACVAVGHRDLGLASVVAVTLPTNRGSRHVMEKAGMAYERDFLHAGEPHVLYRR
- a CDS encoding cysteine synthase family protein, giving the protein MRFPSVSSSILDVVGQTPLVALDRLAAGCPSRVLAKLESANPGLSVKDRPALQIIVDAERQGLIRPGDTIIERTSGNMGTGLALASLIKGYKLVVVMSAGNTVERQKAIRALGARVVLVPQVTGKPGQVTGADLKRVEEVTNQLTRKLKAFRADQFKNPSSVKAHETGTGPEIWKQTGGHVDAFVSVVGSSGSFTGVSRYLKKKNPAVRCVAVEPTNAAILSGKRKHPGRHKLQGVGYMEVPQLYDPALVDEFVSIGDREAMHTARLLGRTEGILAGYTSGANVAAALRVARASKTPITVVTIVTDSGLKYFSTDLYE